One genomic region from Bacteroidales bacterium encodes:
- a CDS encoding V-type ATP synthase subunit B → MMAKAFQKIYTKITQITKATCSVKATNVGYDELATVQGRLAQVVKIIDDEVTLQIFEGTEGIPTNAEVIFLGKAPSLKVSDQLAGRFFNAYGDPIDGGPVPEGEERQIGGPSVNPVRRKQPSELIATGIAGIDLNNTLVSGQKIPFFADPDQPFNQVMATVALRAKADKIILGGMGMTNDDYLYYKNVFSNAGALDRIIIFMNTTEDPAVERLLVPDMALTAAEYFAVDKNENVLVLLSDMTSYSDALAIVSNRMDQIPSKDSMPGSLYSDLAKIYEKAAQFPDGGSITIIAVTTLSGGDITHAVPDNTGYITEGQLFLRQDTTIGKVIVDPFRSLSRLKQLVQGKKTREDHPQVMNAAVRLYADAANARTKLENGFDLTDYDQRALDFAKDYSEYLLAIDVNLDTVEMLDTTWGLFSKHFRPQEVNMRMELVERYWKK, encoded by the coding sequence ATTATGGCTAAAGCATTTCAGAAAATATATACTAAAATTACCCAAATCACAAAGGCTACGTGTTCAGTAAAAGCTACGAATGTGGGCTACGACGAGTTGGCAACCGTGCAAGGACGTTTAGCGCAAGTAGTTAAAATTATTGACGATGAGGTTACGTTGCAGATTTTTGAAGGAACCGAAGGTATCCCCACCAATGCTGAGGTGATTTTCCTCGGCAAAGCCCCATCGTTGAAAGTTAGCGACCAACTTGCAGGACGTTTTTTCAACGCTTATGGCGACCCGATTGACGGCGGACCTGTTCCCGAAGGAGAGGAGCGACAAATCGGCGGACCATCAGTAAATCCTGTTCGCAGGAAACAGCCGTCAGAGCTTATTGCCACAGGTATTGCAGGTATCGACCTGAACAACACGTTGGTATCAGGACAAAAAATCCCTTTCTTTGCTGACCCCGACCAACCCTTCAATCAGGTTATGGCAACGGTTGCGTTACGCGCCAAAGCCGATAAGATTATCCTCGGCGGAATGGGAATGACCAACGACGACTACCTCTATTATAAAAACGTGTTTAGTAATGCTGGTGCGCTCGACCGTATCATTATCTTTATGAACACCACCGAAGACCCTGCCGTGGAGCGATTGCTCGTTCCCGATATGGCGTTAACGGCTGCCGAATATTTTGCAGTGGATAAAAATGAAAACGTGTTGGTACTTCTGTCCGATATGACTTCATACTCCGATGCGTTGGCGATTGTTTCAAACCGTATGGATCAAATTCCCTCGAAAGATTCAATGCCCGGTTCGTTATATTCCGATTTGGCGAAAATTTACGAGAAAGCTGCTCAATTCCCAGATGGTGGCTCGATTACCATTATCGCAGTAACAACGCTTTCGGGTGGAGATATTACACACGCAGTGCCCGACAACACGGGCTATATCACTGAGGGACAGCTATTCTTGCGACAAGATACCACAATCGGCAAAGTGATTGTTGACCCATTCCGTTCGCTATCGCGTTTGAAACAGTTGGTTCAAGGTAAGAAAACGCGTGAAGACCACCCACAAGTGATGAACGCAGCTGTCCGCCTATATGCCGATGCTGCAAATGCGCGAACAAAACTAGAAAACGGTTTCGACCTTACCGACTATGACCAAAGAGCGTTGGATTTTGCGAAAGATTATTCGGAATATCTTCTTGCAATTGACGTAAACTTAGATACAGTAGAGATGTTAGACACAACATGGGGACTATTCTCTAAGCATTTCAGACCGCAGGAGGTTAACATGAGAATGGAACTGGTAGAACGATACTGGAAAAAGTAA
- a CDS encoding DUF2764 family protein: MLFKNQYYYFIAGLPDFDFDSMKLPFTVEEFKVMLEDEIKAKDMRLLDKYFLKYDNDNLLSFLKNKESEQNPMGNISREELEETLSQIKEDLPLKNSKIPAYYEVFMRTWLDEEAHNENKQWEDLLSSLYMDYGIEVKNSLMSRWYELNLNIGNLLSAIFARKYSLDVSQVVVGNNHVAKIIRENSNMRDFGLSQELEIYDTVVRLSEEEEVYERERKIDKFRWDWLEENTVFDYFNIEYIFAYLCKLQILERWVKLNAEEGERIFRELIDNLKSDVTIPEE; encoded by the coding sequence ATGCTTTTTAAAAACCAATATTACTATTTCATTGCAGGATTGCCCGATTTCGATTTCGACAGCATGAAACTTCCGTTTACTGTGGAGGAGTTCAAGGTTATGTTAGAAGATGAAATTAAGGCGAAAGATATGCGGTTGCTCGATAAATATTTCTTAAAATACGACAACGACAATCTTCTCTCTTTCTTGAAAAACAAGGAGAGCGAGCAAAATCCAATGGGAAATATCTCCCGAGAGGAGTTGGAGGAGACCCTAAGCCAGATTAAAGAGGATTTACCACTGAAAAACAGCAAGATACCCGCCTATTACGAGGTGTTTATGCGAACGTGGTTAGACGAGGAGGCTCACAACGAGAACAAACAGTGGGAAGACCTGCTTTCGTCTCTCTATATGGATTACGGTATTGAGGTAAAAAACTCGCTAATGTCGCGTTGGTACGAGCTGAATTTGAATATTGGCAACCTTTTATCGGCGATTTTTGCAAGAAAATATAGTTTAGACGTTTCGCAGGTGGTTGTGGGCAATAATCACGTTGCAAAAATCATTCGGGAAAATTCTAATATGCGTGATTTTGGATTAAGTCAGGAGTTAGAAATATATGATACCGTTGTTCGTCTCTCTGAAGAGGAGGAGGTATATGAACGCGAGCGTAAAATAGATAAATTTCGTTGGGATTGGTTAGAGGAGAATACTGTGTTCGATTATTTCAATATCGAATATATTTTCGCCTATTTGTGTAAACTTCAGATTTTGGAACGTTGGGTAAAACTCAATGCCGAAGAGGGCGAACGTATTTTCCGCGAATTAATCGACAATTTAAAGAGCGATGTAACAATCCCCGAAGAGTAA
- a CDS encoding V-type ATP synthase subunit A, with translation MMTKGKVKGIISNLVIVEVDAPVAQNEIAYIDLDGVKLMAEVIKVDGKNVYIQVFESTRGLKVGMEVDFQGHMLEAMLGPGLLEKKLDGLSHDLDKMDGVFLKRGQYTPSLDEKRLWKFKPIAKAGDKVSAASWLGEVDENYQPHKIMVPFTMTEEYIVKSVVSEGEYTVYQTIAIIVDKNGKEYEINMVQKWPVKVPMTLYKEKPRPYRLLETGVRSIDTLNPIVEGGTGFIPGAFGTGKTVLQHAISKQAEADIVIIAACGERANEVVEIFTEFPELDDPHTGRKLMERTIIIANTSNMPVAAREASVYTAMTIGEYYRAMGLKVLLMADSTSRWAQALREMSNRLEELPGPDAFPMDISAIISNFYGRAGHVKLNNGHEGSITFIGTVSPAGGNLKEPVTENTKKVARCFYALEQDRADRKRYPAINPIESYSKYLEYPEFEEFISKEISNDWTSKVNDIKTRLLRGKEIAEQINILGDDGVLTEYHVTFWKSELIDFVILQQDAFDDIDAVTPIERQKYILDMVIDICRTDFEFDNFVEVADYFKEVINICRQMNYSEFMSDKFNEYRTELDKLIKTKQQEN, from the coding sequence ATTATGACAAAAGGAAAAGTAAAGGGAATTATCTCTAACCTTGTAATCGTGGAAGTTGATGCTCCCGTTGCCCAGAACGAAATAGCTTATATAGACTTAGATGGCGTTAAGCTGATGGCGGAAGTAATCAAAGTTGATGGTAAAAACGTTTACATTCAGGTTTTTGAAAGCACTCGTGGGCTGAAAGTGGGTATGGAGGTAGATTTTCAAGGACATATGCTTGAAGCGATGCTCGGACCTGGACTATTGGAGAAAAAGTTGGACGGACTTTCGCACGACCTCGACAAAATGGACGGTGTTTTCCTAAAACGTGGACAATACACGCCTTCACTCGACGAAAAAAGATTGTGGAAGTTTAAGCCCATAGCCAAAGCTGGCGATAAGGTTTCCGCCGCATCGTGGTTGGGCGAGGTTGACGAGAACTATCAACCGCACAAAATAATGGTGCCATTTACAATGACCGAAGAGTACATCGTTAAAAGTGTTGTTTCTGAGGGAGAATATACTGTTTATCAGACAATTGCCATAATCGTTGATAAAAACGGAAAAGAGTACGAAATAAATATGGTTCAAAAGTGGCCCGTGAAAGTCCCGATGACGTTGTATAAAGAGAAGCCACGCCCATACAGATTGTTAGAAACAGGTGTTCGTTCAATCGACACGTTGAACCCGATTGTTGAGGGCGGAACAGGATTTATCCCTGGTGCTTTCGGAACAGGAAAAACAGTTCTGCAACACGCTATCTCGAAACAGGCTGAGGCTGATATAGTTATTATCGCGGCTTGTGGCGAGCGTGCCAATGAGGTTGTGGAGATTTTTACCGAATTCCCCGAATTGGACGACCCGCACACAGGAAGAAAATTGATGGAGCGTACTATTATTATAGCAAACACCTCGAATATGCCCGTTGCAGCGCGCGAAGCATCTGTTTATACGGCTATGACAATTGGGGAATATTATCGTGCCATGGGATTGAAAGTGCTGTTGATGGCTGACTCGACATCGCGCTGGGCGCAAGCATTACGCGAGATGAGTAACCGTTTGGAAGAACTTCCCGGACCTGACGCTTTCCCGATGGATATTTCGGCAATTATTTCAAACTTCTACGGACGCGCAGGACATGTTAAGTTGAACAACGGACACGAGGGTTCAATTACCTTTATCGGAACTGTTTCGCCTGCGGGAGGTAACCTGAAAGAGCCTGTAACAGAGAACACTAAAAAGGTTGCACGCTGTTTCTACGCCCTCGAACAAGACAGAGCCGACAGAAAACGCTATCCTGCTATCAACCCAATTGAATCTTATTCAAAATACCTTGAATATCCTGAGTTTGAGGAGTTTATATCAAAAGAAATTTCTAATGATTGGACTTCAAAAGTGAACGATATAAAAACCCGTTTGCTACGAGGTAAAGAGATTGCAGAGCAGATCAACATCTTGGGAGATGACGGCGTGTTAACCGAGTATCACGTTACTTTCTGGAAATCAGAATTAATTGATTTCGTGATTTTGCAACAAGATGCTTTTGACGATATCGATGCGGTAACACCAATAGAACGTCAAAAATATATTTTAGATATGGTAATAGATATTTGTCGTACCGATTTTGAATTCGACAATTTCGTTGAGGTTGCTGATTACTTCAAAGAGGTAATAAACATCTGTCGTCAAATGAATTACTCTGAGTTTATGTCGGATAAATTCAATGAATATCGCACTGAATTGGATAAATTAATCAAAACCAAACAACAGGAAAATTAA